From one Rhodoferax sp. PAMC 29310 genomic stretch:
- a CDS encoding FAD-dependent oxidoreductase translates to MKFVILGAGLMGRLLACQLAREGHTIDLFDAGGPQAEKSAARAAAAMLAPLAESAVTEPNVVQMGIYALTRWPTLIAQLRQPVYFQQEGTLVLWHQQDSADAERFKRQMAITQKLIPSLPAMQTLNAQGVTQLEPSLDGRFSQGIYLPGEGQLDNHQLLAAMLEQLQRLNVRLNWHSPRLVEEFNPGQPGQPDWVLDCRGLGAQPQWTALRGVRGEIITVEAKEVQLRRPTRLIHPRYPIYIAPKENGIFLLGATEIESNDTSPMTVRSALELLSAAYSVDPRFGEARILDLVSQCRPTLPDNLPVIRRSADRVLQINGLYRHGYLIAPAVMDVVIELIRNDSSPLSTRLSLSVQTTY, encoded by the coding sequence ATGAAGTTCGTCATTCTGGGCGCTGGCCTGATGGGTCGACTACTGGCCTGTCAACTTGCGCGAGAGGGCCACACAATTGATTTGTTCGACGCCGGCGGCCCGCAAGCAGAGAAATCGGCAGCACGCGCTGCCGCCGCGATGCTTGCCCCGCTGGCGGAATCTGCGGTGACTGAGCCCAATGTGGTTCAAATGGGCATCTATGCCTTGACTCGTTGGCCAACGTTGATCGCCCAGCTGAGACAGCCGGTTTACTTTCAGCAAGAAGGCACCCTGGTGCTATGGCATCAACAGGACAGTGCAGATGCAGAGCGATTCAAGCGCCAAATGGCGATCACACAAAAATTGATCCCGTCCCTTCCAGCGATGCAAACGCTGAACGCACAAGGGGTCACCCAACTTGAGCCGTCTCTGGACGGTCGATTCTCGCAAGGAATTTACCTGCCGGGAGAGGGTCAGCTCGATAACCATCAACTGCTGGCGGCCATGTTGGAGCAACTCCAGCGCCTCAACGTCAGACTCAACTGGCACAGCCCACGGTTGGTCGAAGAGTTTAATCCGGGCCAGCCTGGCCAGCCGGACTGGGTGCTGGACTGCCGTGGGTTGGGGGCGCAGCCGCAATGGACAGCGCTGCGCGGGGTGCGCGGTGAAATCATCACGGTGGAAGCCAAAGAAGTCCAGCTCAGACGCCCCACCCGCCTGATTCACCCCCGTTATCCCATCTACATTGCACCGAAAGAAAATGGCATATTTTTGCTCGGGGCAACAGAAATTGAATCCAACGACACCTCTCCGATGACCGTGCGCTCGGCGCTGGAACTGCTCAGCGCCGCCTACTCGGTAGACCCGCGTTTTGGCGAGGCCCGCATTCTGGATCTGGTCAGCCAGTGCCGCCCCACCTTGCCTGACAACTTGCCCGTCATTCGACGCAGCGCCGATCGAGTGTTGCAGATCAACGGCTTGTACCGCCACGGCTACCTGATCGCTCCGGCGGTCATGGATGTGGTGATCGAGTTGATACGCAACGACTCTTCGCCCCTGTCTACGCGCCTGTCTCTTTCCGTCCAAACCACTTATTAA
- a CDS encoding thiazole synthase has product MAQNLSSSHFEDPFVLYGETFSSRLLLGTSRYPSPKVLLDAVLKAQPAMLTASLRRQTSGEQQGGNRFWEMLDQLGVPVLPNTAGCHSAQEAITTAHMAREVFGTDWIKLELIGDDYTLQPDTLNLVDTASRLIKDGFKVLPYCTDDLVLCQRLVDAGCQAIMPWAAPIGTGKGPINPFALQTLRSRIQVPMIVDAGLGRPSHACQVMEWGFDGVLLNTAVALALDPVAMAGAFSAATQAGRDAYLSGTMAEQASAQPSTPVIGTPFWHHA; this is encoded by the coding sequence ATGGCACAAAACCTCAGTTCAAGCCACTTTGAAGACCCGTTTGTTCTTTACGGAGAGACCTTCAGCAGTCGCTTGCTGCTCGGCACCTCACGCTACCCGTCCCCGAAGGTATTGCTCGACGCCGTGCTCAAAGCACAACCGGCCATGTTGACAGCCTCCCTGCGACGTCAAACCTCGGGGGAGCAACAAGGTGGCAACCGCTTTTGGGAGATGCTGGACCAATTGGGCGTGCCAGTGCTGCCCAACACCGCCGGTTGTCACAGTGCACAGGAGGCCATCACCACAGCGCACATGGCCCGTGAGGTGTTCGGGACAGATTGGATCAAACTCGAACTCATTGGGGACGATTACACACTCCAACCCGACACGCTCAACCTGGTCGACACAGCCAGCCGACTGATCAAGGACGGTTTCAAAGTGCTGCCCTATTGCACTGATGATTTGGTGCTTTGCCAGCGCTTGGTGGACGCGGGTTGCCAGGCCATCATGCCGTGGGCGGCGCCCATTGGCACCGGCAAAGGGCCGATCAACCCGTTTGCGCTGCAAACACTGCGCAGTCGCATTCAAGTCCCCATGATTGTGGACGCCGGACTAGGGCGACCATCCCATGCTTGCCAAGTTATGGAGTGGGGTTTTGATGGTGTCTTGCTCAATACCGCTGTCGCACTGGCGCTGGACCCGGTCGCCATGGCGGGGGCTTTTTCCGCGGCGACACAGGCAGGGCGGGATGCCTATCTGAGTGGCACCATGGCCGAACAAGCATCGGCGCAACCCAGCACCCCCGTGATCGGCACGCCCTTTTGGCACCACGCTTGA
- the thiS gene encoding sulfur carrier protein ThiS, translated as MKISINQLPHELSEPATLADAVACIQAQPPFAAAVNLQFVPQSQYHHWRLQANDRIDIIAPVTGG; from the coding sequence ATGAAGATATCGATTAATCAGTTGCCGCATGAATTGTCTGAACCCGCGACCCTGGCAGACGCGGTGGCCTGCATCCAGGCTCAGCCGCCCTTTGCGGCGGCCGTCAATCTTCAGTTTGTGCCCCAGTCGCAATACCACCACTGGCGCCTACAGGCCAATGACCGCATCGACATCATTGCGCCGGTCACCGGTGGATAA